In Acipenser ruthenus unplaced genomic scaffold, fAciRut3.2 maternal haplotype, whole genome shotgun sequence, the genomic stretch CTCTAGATCACGATGCTCTTCCTCGGTCTCACTATCGTTATGACCGGATTCACAACCTGCAGAATTGTGGAGAAGGAAAATATCAATCTCCAGGCTTTCATGATCGGAGTGCTGGtatacacacccacactgacccCTGACCCTTaaccctgacccctgacccctgacaATACTCACTCCATTTCAGATTCATTTTGCGCTCCAGCGAATTCACTTcaatgataattttttttttcgtttctcTTTCTTAGTTCATCACTTCAGGAATTCTTTGTGTCGTCTGTGAAAATAGACCAACAAAACAGCTggtaagtctgtctgtctgttacagtataatacagaaaactatggagattgaaactcagggggactgtctgaatcgtgtttggtgttgctgtataatatataaaactatgcagattgaagctcagggggactgtctgaatcgtgtttggtgttgctgtataatatataaaactatgcagattgaagctcagggggactgtctgaatcgtgtttggtgttgctgtataatatataaaactatgcagattgaaactcagggggactgtctgaatcgtgtttggtgttgctgtataatatataaaactatgcagattgaaactcagggggactgtctgaatcgtgtttggtgttgctgtataatatataaaactatgcagattgaagctcagggggactgtctgaatcgtgtttggtgttgctgtataatatataaaactatgcagattgaagctcagggggactgtctgaatcgtgtttggtgtaaACTATCTACACATTGTTTGTAATTGTgggctctctcctctctctctcgcaggTCACGGCGTGTTTGGCTGTGAATATCGTCAGTATTTTAGTGTCGCCCTTCGCAGTCATTCGTCAGATGACTCTGGTGCATCTCAAACATACACATGTTGTATACCATGAGAACTATACTGATATAGATGACTGTACTGAGGACTGCTGGTCAGAAGAACTTCATgtaagtttgtgtgtgtgtgtgtttctgtgtgtctcagtgtgtgtgtgtgtgtttgtgtgtcagtgtgcctcagtgtgtgtgtgtctcagtgtgtttgtgcctcagtgtgtgtgtctcagtgtgtttgtgtctcagtgtctgtgtgtcttgaTAACtgatcctgtgtgtctctgtgtgtgtctgtctcttcaTAATTGatcctgtgtgtctgtgcgtctcagtgtgtatcagtgtgcgtTTCAGGTGTGTTcgtctcagtatgtgtgtctcagtgtgtttcagtgtgtttcagtgtgtgtgtgcgtgcgtctcagtgtgggtgtctttgtgtgtgtttctcagtgtatcagtgtgtgtgtctcagtgtgcgccTCAGTGTCTGTGCATCtcaagtgtgtgtgtctcaattgTTCGTCTCTTGATAATTCATcctgtgtgcgtctcagtgtgtgtctctcaattGATTATTAGTCCTGTTCTCCAGCACACTGTGCATCTCTCTCAATTGATTATTAGTCCTGTTCTCCAGCACACTGTGCATCTCTCTCAATTGATTATTATTCCTGTTCTCCAGCACACTGTGCATCTCTCTCAATTGATTATTATTCCTGTTCTCCAGCACACTGTGCATCTCTCTCAATTGATTATTATTCCTGTTCTCCAGCACACTGTGCATCTCTCAATTGATTATTATTCCTGTTCTCCAGCACACTGTGCATCTCTCTCAATTGATTATTATTCCTGTTCTCCAGCACACTGTGCATCTCTCTCAATTGATTATTATTCCTGTTCTCCAGCACACTGTGCATCTCTCTCAATTGATTATTATTCCTGTTCTCCAGCACACTGTGCATCTCTCTCAATTGATTATTAGTCCTGTTCTCCAGCACTCTCTCAATTGATTATTATTCCTGTTCTCCAGCACACTGTGCATCTCTCTCAATTGATTATTAGTCCTGTTCTCCAGCACACTGTGCATCTCTCAATTGATTATTAGTCCTGTTCTCCAGCACACTGTGCATCTCTCAATTGATTATTATTCCTGTTCTCCAGCACACTGTGCATCTCTCTCAATTGATTATTATTCCTGTTCTCCAGCACACTGTGCATCTCTCTCAATTGATTATTATTCCTGTTCTCCAGCACACTGTGCATCTCTCAATTGATTATTATTCCTGTTCTCCAGCACACTGTGCATCTCTCTCAATTGATTATTATTCCTGTTCTCCAGCACACTGTGCATCTCTCTCAATTGATTATTATTCCTGTTCTCCAGCACACTGTGCATCTCTCTCAATTGATTATTATTCCTGTTCTCCAGCACTCTCTCAATTGATTATTATTCCTGTTCTCCAGCACTCTGTGCATCTCTCAATTGATTATTAGTCCTGTTCTCCAGCACACTGTGCATCTCTCAATTGATTATTATTCCTGTTCTCCAGCACTCTCAAGTGATTATTATTCCTGTTCTCCAGCACACTGTGCATCTCTCTCAATTGATTATTATTCCTGTTCTCCAGCACACTGTGCATCTCTCTCAATTGATTATTAGTCCTGTTCTCCAGCACTCTCTCAATTGATTATTATTCCTGTTCTCCAGCACACTGTGCATCTCTCTCAATTGATTATTAGTCCTGTTCTCCAGCACACTGTGCATCTCTCAATTGATTATTAGTCCTGTTCTCCAGCACACTGTGCATCTCTCAATTGATTATTATTCCTGTTCTCCAGCACACTGTGCATCTCTCTCAATTGATTATTATTCCTGTTCTCCAGCACACTGTGCATCTCTCTCAATTGATTATTATTCCTGTTCTCCAGCACACTGTGCATCTCTCTCAATTGATTATTATTCCTGTTCTCCAGCACACTGTGCATCTCTCAATTGATTATTATTCCTGTTCTCCAGCACACTGTGCATCTCTCTCAATTGATTATTATTCCTGTTCTCCAGCACACTGTGCATCTCTCTCAATTGATTATTATTCCTGTTCTCCAGCACTCTCTCAATTGATTATTATTCCTGTTCTCCAGCACTCTGTGCATCTCTCAATTGATTATTAGTCCTGTTCTCCAGCACACTGTGCATCTCTCAATTGATTATTATTCCTGTTCTCCAGCACTCTCAATTGATTATTATTCCTGTTCTCCAGCACACTGTGCATCTCTCTCAATTGATTATTATTCCTGTTCTCCAGCACTCTCTCAATTGATTATTATTCCTGTTCTCCAGCACTCTGTGCATCTCTCAATTGATTATTAGTCCTGTTCTCCAGCACACTGTGCATCTCTCAATTGATTATTATTCCTGTTCTCCAGCACACTGTGCATCTCTCTCAATTGATTATTATTCCTGTTCTCCAGCACTCTCTCAATTGATTATTATTCCTGTTCTCCAGCACACTGTGCATCTCTCTCAATTGATTATTAGTCCTGTTCTCCAGCACTCTCTCAATTGATTATTATTCCTGTTCTCCAGCACACTGTGCATCTCTCTCAATTGATTATTATTCCTGTTCTCCAGCACTCTGTGTATCTCTCAATTGATTATTAGTCCTGTTCTCCAGCACTCTCTCAATTGATTATTATTCCTGTTCTCCAGCACACTGTGCATCTCTCTCAATTGATTATTATTCCTGCTCTCCAGCACTCTGTGATCGGTACTTATGGGCTCTTGACTTCCTACATTCTGAGCGGAATGGTGCTCCTGATTGTGATGTCAGCGTTTGCTTGCGCTGGCCTCAGGCCCAGCCAATCACAGGTCAGCAACATTACCACTGCCCCTCCCCCACCCTCttcaaatccattctctcgcctcttattagctttattaacatgatcaccggcccctccctttaaaggagctctgaccatctttaaaatccattctctcacctcttattagctttattaacaggatcaccggcccctccctttaaaggagcgctgaccatctttaaaatccattctctcacctcttattagctttattaacatgatcaccggcccctccctttaaaggagcgctgaccatctttaaaatccattctctcacctcttattagctttattaacatgatcaccggcccctccctttaaaggagcgctgaccctctttaaaatccattctctcacctcttattagctttattaacatgatcaccggcccctccctttaaaggagcgctgaccatctttaaaatccattctctcacctcttattagctttattaacatgatcaccggcccctccctttaaaggagcgctgaccatctttaaaatccattctctcacctcttattagcttgatcaatattaatgttattaaatcaataatatatttttcttcCATTTCAGGTCGTTGTTGTTATGAATACGAAACCGACGGCTGACAATTAACatcgactctctctctctctatatccctccccctcctctcctctctatccctgtctctctccccctctctctcccactcctctcctcgctcccctctatccatctctcccctcctctatccctctcctcctcctctcctctctcccctctatccgtctctctcccactcctctcctctcccctcctttatccctctctccccctcccctcctctatctctgactctctcccactcctctcccatctctccccctcctctcctcccattCTCCTCTCATCCctttctcccctcctccctcttctctcCATCAGCAGAGCCATCTCAAGCTCATAGACCCATATACATGCCTATATCCTTCATTACATATTGAAAAGCTTACATATATTTCTAGATTGAAAATttcaaatatatctatatatgtacGAAATGCATAAtcaataaaaatatacacaaacagttgtatgtggtgtgtaatctattacagacagacagacagacagacagacagagccccacaatcctgttcagtttgatgctacaatataatcccttcttcttggggtctgtgttagtttactacattctgaaaagagtttagtttcattaaagctgcagacagacagacagacagagccccacaatcctgttcagtttgacgctacaatattatcccttcttcttggggtctgtgtcagtttactacattctgaaaagagtttagtttcattaaagctgcagacagacagacagacagacagacagacagacaggcagctaTTGCAATGGAATGCACAATCCAATTGGTTTAGTATTCATAttgaatatttattaaaaacagatacAGGCCAGTATATAACACTTGTAAGAGGTAACGTACTGAGGATACAAGCAAGCCCCCCTTGAAATATCCCTTCTGTTTACAACTCCGCTCTCAAGAAACACACTAGAGCAAggctgggaatgagactcccgctgcacagcagtgtgatccagtcctggtttcactaggagtttaataataagacacacctgagcttgttagctagacacactggggctgatcaagctggtagtaaaacctggactggatcacactgctgtgcaataggagtctgattatatatggattatatatatttttagctacTATACAATGCTGGGTTAAGGAAAGTGCTCAGTTTTGCGTGCTTCATTTCAGGAAGTGTGTTGTTGCTTCACTTCCTGggacagcagtgtcttctgggtaacTCTCTGAAAGCGTGTctgtcaacaggggaagcagcagctgattggttaatgaaagAGGCCGTTGAATGGGAAGAGTGACACGACCTGGAAACAgcgaggggagaggagagagag encodes the following:
- the LOC131725375 gene encoding uncharacterized protein LOC131725375 isoform X2 — encoded protein: MSTAEPRVHILPEGSAAQSCSETRLGGGVKPLHRFIRGEPKSVGITMLFLGLTIVMTGFTTCRIVEKENINLQAFMIGVLFITSGILCVVCENRPTKQLVTACLAVNIVSILVSPFAVIRQMTLVHLKHTHVVYHENYTDIDDCTEDCWSEELHHSVIGTYGLLTSYILSGMVLLIVMSAFACAGLRPSQSQVVVVMNTKPTADN
- the LOC131725375 gene encoding uncharacterized protein LOC131725375 isoform X1, coding for MKQRNSFTALSKPGISTHVQRASLEKITMLFLGLTIVMTGFTTCRIVEKENINLQAFMIGVLFITSGILCVVCENRPTKQLVTACLAVNIVSILVSPFAVIRQMTLVHLKHTHVVYHENYTDIDDCTEDCWSEELHHSVIGTYGLLTSYILSGMVLLIVMSAFACAGLRPSQSQVVVVMNTKPTADN